A stretch of Henckelia pumila isolate YLH828 chromosome 4, ASM3356847v2, whole genome shotgun sequence DNA encodes these proteins:
- the LOC140862581 gene encoding eukaryotic peptide chain release factor subunit 1-3-like, whose product MADGQENDKNIEIWKIKKLIKALESARGNGTSMISLIIPPGDQISRITKMLAEEYGTASNIKSRVNRQSVLGAITSAQQRLKLYNKVPPNGLVLYTGTIVTDDGKEKKVTFDFMPFKPINASLYLCDNKFHTEPLTQLLESDEKFGFIVMDGNGTLFGTLSGNTREVLHKFTVDLPKKHGRGGQSALRFARLRMEKRHNYVRKTAELATQFFINPATSQPNVSGLILAGSADFKTELSQSDMFDPRLQAKILNVVDVSYGGENGFNQAIELSAEILSNVKFIQEKRLIGKFFEEISQDTGKYVFGVDDTIKALEMGAVEILIVWENLDINRYMLKNSTTSEIVIKYLNKDQETDQSNFKDSNTSAELEVQDKMPLLEWFANEYKNFGCSLEFVTNRSQEGSQFCRGFGGIGGVLRYQLDMRSFDEPSDEGEIYEDSD is encoded by the coding sequence ATGGCAGATGGTCAAGAAAATGATAAGAATATTGAAAtatggaaaataaaaaaattgattaagGCTCTTGAATCTGCTAGAGGAAATGGTACCAGCATGATATCCCTGATCATTCCGCCTGGTGATCAAATATCCCGGATCACTAAAATGCTGGCTGAGGAATATGGGACAgcttcaaatattaaaagcagGGTGAATCGTCAATCTGTGTTGGGTGCAATCACATCTGCTCAGCAAAGGCTTAAACTGTATAACAAGGTACCCCCTAATGGATTAGTGCTTTATACCGGAACTATAGTGACTGATgatggaaaagaaaagaaggtgACCTTCGACTTCATGCCTTTCAAACCCATAAATGCTTCTTTATACCTGTGCGACAATAAATTTCACACTGAACCTCTTACTCAACTCCTAGAATCTGATGAGAAATTTGGATTTATTGTAATGGATGGAAATGGAACCCTTTTTGGGACCCTGAGTGGTAACACTAGAGAAGTGCTCCACAAGTTCACAGTTGATCTTCCAAAAAAACATGGAAGAGGTGGACAATCAGCCCTTCGATTTGCTCGTCTTCGAATGGAGAAGCGCCACAACTATGTAAGGAAGACTGCAGAGCTTGCTACTCAATTCTTTATTAATCCTGCTACCAGCCAGCCGAATGTATCAGGTCTAATACTTGCTGGTTCAGCTGATTTCAAGACCGAGCTGAGTCAATCTGATATGTTTGATCCTCGCCTTCAGGCCAAGATACTAAACGTGGTAGATGTCTCATATGGGGGAGAAAATGGTTTCAATCAGGCCATTGAATTGTCTGCTGAAATTCTGTCCAATGTGAAGTTCATTCAAGAAAAGCGTCTGATAGGGAAATTCTTTGAAGAAATCAGTCAAGACACTGGAAAATATGTATTTGGTGTGGACGACACCATAAAAGCTTTGGAGATGGGAGCTGTCGAAATATTGATTGTGTGGGAAAACTTGGATATCAACCGTTATATGCTTAAAAACAGTACAACCAGTGAGATtgtcataaaatatttaaataaggaTCAAGAAACTGATCAGAGCAACTTCAAGGATTCAAATACCTCTGCTGAGTTAGAGGTTCAAGACAAAATGCCTCTGCTTGAGTGGTTTGCAAATGAATACAAAAATTTTGGCTGTTCACTTGAGtttgtcactaatagatctcaaGAAGGCTCTCAGTTCTGCCGAGGCTTTGGTGGAATTGGAGGAGTTCTTCGCTACCAGCTGGACATGCGATCTTTTGATGAGCCATCCGATGAAGGAGAAATTTACGAGGATTCGGATTAG